TGTCTTCTGCTTCTATGTCTTCCTTTCTCTACTTGGCCAGTTTGCTCTCCATATTCTGTTTTTGGTTTCATCTGTGAAAGAAGCCGAGAAACACATGCCCGACGAATGCATTGAGCCAGATTCCGAATTTGAGAGTAATTTAGTGAATACTGTATCATACATGGTCAGCATGATGATCCAAGTGGCTACCTTTGCAGTTAACTACATGGGCCACCCATTTAACCAAAGTATATCAGAAAACAAACCGTTTAAGATTGCACTTCTGGGCGCAGTCGTGTTCTTTACCGTCATCACATCAGATGTGTTCCGGGATCTGAACGACTGGTTGAAACTTGTTCCATTGCCACGGGCATTGCGTGACAAGCTTCTAATATGGGCCGCATTGATGTTCTTGGGGTGCTACACATGGGAAAGGTTTTTGAGGTGGGCTTTTCCTGGTAAAATGCCTActatcaaaaagtcaaaatcagtTGATGCTAATCAGAAAAAATCTCAATGAGGGATTATTTTTGTCACACACAATAGAGATACTTTTTTGAACTTAAAGTTAGGTTCAGTTGTGTATTGATACGAGAATGCGGGTGACTTTTGGtccatcattttttttttattatgattaGTTACCTATTTGATGTATCAggaattataaattatataaatttatcattcgtttatatgtttttgtttagcGAATGACAATATTATTAACATAAAGTCAGCCTCTGCAGCTCTACTGAAAACGGAAAAACAgttattttcacttttttttattagttatcCTGATCCTTCAGCTTGGCAAATTCCATGTCTATAAGATATCTACATTTTGCTAAATTAATGAAAGTTCAGACGAAAATTCTTATGAATTTCATTTTGGCATCTGTGTGTCCGcaagtgttttttatttatttaattttcataattgTTCAAATCATGTTTCTCCTTGTTATGTTATACAGTACCTTATTTACACATTTTTAGAAGACTTTACCTTTCAAACCCAGCCATATGCAATCCTGTTACTTCTAAAAAAGAGTGTCTTGCTTGGTAATTTACAACTCCACATATCCGGTTCATTCATGGTCTAGCGATATCTTGGTGACCCATTAACAGAGGGCGGAGTTCAAGTCTGAATAGGCTGTTATGTGTACAAAAGAGAATGAATGGTTGtcgttaaaaagaaaatagtttttaaaaatgttaaattagGTCCGCATTGTAGAGTCTAGACGAACAAATCCCCATTTAAACCTCGAGGAAGAAATCCCTGCTTTGCCAAGGCTCGAACAAATCCCCATTTATAAGGCAAACGAGTGATCAATCCACCTTAGCGATTCGTTTAAGAAAAACGAAACGGTAATTATATAAGATTTCAAAGCATATTTAAGGGTGACTTAAGTGAATTTCCCCTTTAGATCTTTGGGTTATATAgggttttactttttaattcGAGATCCATTTAGCCAGGAAGCTCTCTAACACGAATCAACTTAGACCCCCGTTTCAcactttaaagaaaaaaataaaaaaacaaatgtcatTGATGAATTCATCCAAAGTCTGCACTTCAAAGCATTTTGGCAGCTTAACTTGTGCTATACATATGATTGAACATTTCGAAAATTTCAAGTCAAGGTTATGGAACAATGTCAACAACAGGCATTACAGCACCACAAAACAAAATAATGGTAATTTGTGTAGAGAAACAATATTAAATTTCAAACAGATGCGTAGTTTAAGCCATAACCCCCTCATTGAGTTTACTTACATTTCCGTTTTTAAAGCATGTGCCAGTTTATCGGCCCTCGAAGAAGGCCGACAAATCCAAGTCGACTGTTTGAAGCGTGGTTTCGATTCCGATATTTATGTTGGGAACACCATGGTTCATTTTTACGGGTCTTGTAAAAAAATCGTTGATGCAcgtaaggtgtttgatgaaatgattTATACAAGTGTTGTTTCGTGGAACACTATAATTTCTGCTTTCCGTCATGTGTCGTGGCTTCCCGAATCAATAGAGTATTTTATGAAAATGCGACGCGTTGAGATTGAGCCTAACGGAACTACAATGATGGTTATGCTCTCTGTTTGTGCCGAACTTGGGAACTTGACGATGGGAAAATGCGTTCATAGTCAAATTATCGAGAAAGGATTGGAATTGACGTGTGAGTTAGGAACGGCCCTTGTGAATATGTATGCTAAATGTGGGGATTTGAATTGGGCAAGTTTAGTTTTTGACACGGTGCATAATCGTAATGTGTGGACTTGGAGTGCAATGATTTTAGGATTAGCTCAACACGGGCTTGCTAGACACGCCCTTTCActtttcaagaaaatgaaagaaacgGCTATTCAACCTAACTATGTGACGTTTCTTGGGGTGATTTGTGCGTGTAGCCATGCGGGGTATGTGGAGGAAGGGTATCGGttttttaatgaaatgaaatgcgtTTATGGGATTAAGCCTCGGTTAGTACACTATGGTGCAATGGTAGATGTTTTGGGACGATCTGGTCATCTAAACGAAGCATACGACTTCATTTTGAAAATGCCCATCAAGCCTGATCCAACTATATGGAGAACTTTGCTCAGTGCATGTAATGTTCACAGTGCTATCGATTTTGATGAGGTTGGGGAAAAGGTAAGAATGAAATTACTTGAATTGGAGCCAAGAGGGAGTAATAACCTGGTGATGATTGCAAATAAGTACGCTGATATATGCAAGTGGGAGGATGTAGCCCAGCTGAGAAAGCGTATGAGGGTCAGAGGGCTGAAAAAGATGGCCGGTG
The Erigeron canadensis isolate Cc75 chromosome 2, C_canadensis_v1, whole genome shotgun sequence DNA segment above includes these coding regions:
- the LOC122587562 gene encoding pentatricopeptide repeat-containing protein At2g36730, with the protein product MRSLSHNPLIEFTYISVFKACASLSALEEGRQIQVDCLKRGFDSDIYVGNTMVHFYGSCKKIVDARKVFDEMIYTSVVSWNTIISAFRHVSWLPESIEYFMKMRRVEIEPNGTTMMVMLSVCAELGNLTMGKCVHSQIIEKGLELTCELGTALVNMYAKCGDLNWASLVFDTVHNRNVWTWSAMILGLAQHGLARHALSLFKKMKETAIQPNYVTFLGVICACSHAGYVEEGYRFFNEMKCVYGIKPRLVHYGAMVDVLGRSGHLNEAYDFILKMPIKPDPTIWRTLLSACNVHSAIDFDEVGEKVRMKLLELEPRGSNNLVMIANKYADICKWEDVAQLRKRMRVRGLKKMAGESCIEVKGSSFRFLSGYDSQASCVNIYLLLDGLSLNMKISNL